The DNA segment ATCGCTTTGGCCGCAAACGGCTACTTCAGGCAGGGCTGTTCCTATTTGGAGCGGGTTCGCTGGCAGCGGCACTTTCCACTTCTACCGAAATGCTCATTGCTTGCCGGGCCTTCCTCGGTATTGGCGGCGCGATGATCATGCCTTCCACGTTATCAATCCTCACCGATACCTTCCGCGATCCCCAGGAAAGGCCAAAAGCGATTGCGATGTGGGCAGCGGTATTTGCCATTGGGGCAGCTCTGGGTCCGGTCATTGGCGGATATCTACTGGAACATTTCAATTGGAGCGTGGTTTTCTACATCAACCTCCCCGTGGTGACCATGGCCTTGATCGGCGGATATGTTTTCATTCGGGAATCGAAAGGTGAAGGGGCTCCCAAGCCTGATCTGCCCGGTGTGGTTCTCTCCATCGCCGGGTTGTTTGTTTTGGTATATGGGATCACCAAAGCCGGGGAGGAAAGCTGGACAGATAGCACAGTCATTATTTGCTTGGGAGCAGCGGTAGTCGTTCTGGGGGTCTTTGCATGGTGGGAGAGCCGATCCCAAAACCCTATGTTGCCGCTGGCCTTCTTTAAGATCATGTCCTTTACCGGGGCGACCATGGCTATGGTCTTGACTTCATTTGCCCTGATGGGTTCGATGTTCTTCATGAGCCAGTATTTGCAGTCGGTACAGGGGTACTCGCCGGTGGCATCGGCCTTGCGCATGCTTCCCCTTGCGGGGGTGATATTTGTGACCACTATCATGTCTGCCAGGATCGGCGAGATGATTGGCAACAAACTTGCAGTGGGCTTTGGCATCCTGATCGCAGGGGGCGGCTTGCTGTATTTGTCATTGACGCTCACGGCCGGCAGTGCCTACCTGGATAAGATCGATCACGTGAAGGTCATGGCTTCCCTTCCGGAAGGGGCCGCGGCGGCAGTTCGCAGCAGCATTCAGGGTGCGCATATCGCTGCCGGGCAATTGCCGGCGGATGCGTCACGGACAATTGTCGAAGAATCGAACTCGGCATTCACCTCCGGGCAGACCTGGAAACCTGATCCCACTCCTCATGACCTTCAAGATGGAGTCTGTAGTCCAATATCCTATTACAAAGAAGCATGTACCTGCATCTCAATCCACCCTCGATCTCTTTCCTCAGCAGATGGACTTCCTTGATGAATGACGCAGCCTGAACCCTGAGAAGGCGTTGGGGCGGTTCACTCATAGGCTAGCACGACTTGAAAGTGGGCTGACCTATATTTTCGGTCCGATTGCAGATAACGCTCTCCATTGCCTCTGATGGGAGAACGCCGAGCAGCTGATGAATTGGTGAATCGACACCTTAAGCCGCAATGCCAACGCATGAGTCAGCAGGCAAATCGTTTGTCATCAAATCGTGCCCCAGAGAGCCGATCAATCATGAAGGCCGGAAGCAGGACAGCGTTCTGTCAGGAA comes from the Dehalococcoidia bacterium genome and includes:
- a CDS encoding MFS transporter gives rise to the protein RFGRKRLLQAGLFLFGAGSLAAALSTSTEMLIACRAFLGIGGAMIMPSTLSILTDTFRDPQERPKAIAMWAAVFAIGAALGPVIGGYLLEHFNWSVVFYINLPVVTMALIGGYVFIRESKGEGAPKPDLPGVVLSIAGLFVLVYGITKAGEESWTDSTVIICLGAAVVVLGVFAWWESRSQNPMLPLAFFKIMSFTGATMAMVLTSFALMGSMFFMSQYLQSVQGYSPVASALRMLPLAGVIFVTTIMSARIGEMIGNKLAVGFGILIAGGGLLYLSLTLTAGSAYLDKIDHVKVMASLPEGAAAAVRSSIQGAHIAAGQLPADASRTIVEESNSAFTSGQTWKPDPTPHDLQDGVCSPISYYKEACTCISIHPRSLSSADGLP